The region CTCGGGTGGTTTTGACCAATTGCATATTTATCCTCAATGTATAGGTTGAACAGTACTAAGTTTAACGTATTAATTTAACAATTATTGCCATGGGGAGCCCCGACAGACCGGCTGCGGCGCCCTCCCAGATAATAAGGGTAAAGCACGTTTTGAGCCAGTCTTGCCCAAGCCGTGCTTAGCCCTTCAGCGTTTGCTCCAGCACATGCAGCTCATGGTTGCATTCCGGGTTCTTGGTGCGGTCCAGCGCGATCTTGCGCACGGCATGCAGCACCGTGGTGTGGTCGCGGCCGCCGAACAGCTCGCCGATTTCCGGCAGACTCTTCTGTGTCAATTCCTTGGCCAGGTACATGGCGATCTGGCGCGGCCGGGCGATATTCGCGGGGCGGCGCTTCGAATACATGTCGGCCACCTTGATATTGAAGAAGTCGGCCACCGTTTTCTGGATGTTTTCCACGGAAATCTGGCGGTTCTGCACCGACAGCAAGTCCTTCAGGGCTTCCTTGACGATATCGATGGTGATGTCTTTGCCATGGAAGCGCGAATAGGCGAGGATCTTGCGCAGCGCGCCTTCAAGCTCGCGCACGTTCGAGCGCAAGTGCTTGGCGACAAAGAAGGCCACGTCGTCGGAGAAGGTCACGCCTTCCTGCTTGGCTTTTTTCAGCAGAATGGCCACGCGCATTTCCAGTTCCGGCGGTTCGATGGCCACCGTCAGGCCCGAGTCGAAGCGCGAGATCAGGCGGTCGTCCATGCCCGTGATTTCCTTCGGATACGTATCCGAGGTGATGATGATCTGTTTCTTCGCGGCAATTAATGCCTCGAACGCATAGAAGAACTCTTCCTGCGTGCGGCTCTTGCCGCCAAAGAACTGGATATCATCGATCAGCAGCATGTCGAGCGAGTGATAGTAATGCTTGAAGTCGTCGAAACCCTTGCGCTGGTAAGCGGTCACTACGTCGCGAACGTACTGTTCTGCGTGGATGTAGCGGATCTTCGCGCCCGGATTGTCGGCCATCACCTGGTTGCCGATGGCGTGGATCAAGTGGGTCTTGCCGAGGCCGACGCCGCCGTAGAAGAACAGCGGGTTATACGACACGCCCGGATTGTTCGCCACCTGGATGGCGGCGGCGCGCGCCAGCTGGTTGGCCTTACCGGTCACGAA is a window of Janthinobacterium sp. 1_2014MBL_MicDiv DNA encoding:
- the dnaA gene encoding chromosomal replication initiator protein DnaA produces the protein MDNFWQACSAQLELELTPQQFSAWIKPLIPLDYEEGKLRIAAPNRFKLDWVKTQFASRITALAIQYFEAPTDVQFVLDPRLALPKKPVTASTPASDPNGGAPSARAAEPQPSVPELSIGAAPRREQSRINTDLTFDSFVTGKANQLARAAAIQVANNPGVSYNPLFFYGGVGLGKTHLIHAIGNQVMADNPGAKIRYIHAEQYVRDVVTAYQRKGFDDFKHYYHSLDMLLIDDIQFFGGKSRTQEEFFYAFEALIAAKKQIIITSDTYPKEITGMDDRLISRFDSGLTVAIEPPELEMRVAILLKKAKQEGVTFSDDVAFFVAKHLRSNVRELEGALRKILAYSRFHGKDITIDIVKEALKDLLSVQNRQISVENIQKTVADFFNIKVADMYSKRRPANIARPRQIAMYLAKELTQKSLPEIGELFGGRDHTTVLHAVRKIALDRTKNPECNHELHVLEQTLKG